A stretch of DNA from Deltaproteobacteria bacterium:
GGCCACCATGCCCACCACCGGGTAGTAGGGCAGGTGCGTGGTTTCAGAGAGTTCCCCCATGTTCTTGAGGGCCAGGGCCAAGTTCAGGACCTGCCAGGAGACAAGGGAAAAGAGGCCCAAGGACAGCAGGTTGGACACAACGATGAGGGTCCGGTTCCAGACAGGTGAGATGGTTTCCGGAACGAGGGTCACGGTGATGTGCCCACGAGTCTGCTGGGTTCCGGCCAGGGCCATGGCCGCCACCACGGCCCCGGCAAAACCCATGAATTCGAAGGTGCCCTTGAGGGGTGTCCAAAATGCCCGCAAGAGGATGTTGGCGCTGGAGACCAGAACCATGGCCGACAGAAGGAGGCCGCCAATGATCATCAGGACGGTGTTCAGTCGGCGGCTGACAAAGATCAGGCGTTGAAGCATGTCGTTTCCGCTAGTTCAGTTCCGTCTCGTATTTGGCTTTCAGTCTCTGAATCCGGGTAAGAATATCTTCTGACGGCAGGGCCTTGGATTCGGCCATGGTCTTCCATTCGTCCACAAGGGGGGAGAGCTTCTGTCTGGCGGTCTCCATGTCCTCGGCTGACAGGGTCACCGGCGAGGTGCCGTATTTTTCGTGGACCCAGGCAAGGGAGTTCTGGACATGGCCGTCCATGTATCGGCCTGTCCACAGGGCCTGTTCGGGGGCGAGGTCATCGAGAATCTTTTGGATGTCCTGAGGCAGGGAATTCCAGGCTTTGAGGTTCATGATTACTGCAAAAGTGTAGACCTGAAAGTTGCCGATGGTCTGGTAGGGGCAGAATTCGGCGAAATTCATATCCTTGAGAACCTCCATGGAGGTCAGCAGGCCTTTGACCAATCCCTTCTGCAGGGCCTCGGGCACGTCGGGCATAGGCATGGACACGGGCACGGCCCCGAGGCGCTCCAAGACCTTGGAGGCAATACCAGAGGCCCTGTATTCGACGCC
This window harbors:
- a CDS encoding TRAP transporter small permease, which encodes MLQRLIFVSRRLNTVLMIIGGLLLSAMVLVSSANILLRAFWTPLKGTFEFMGFAGAVVAAMALAGTQQTRGHITVTLVPETISPVWNRTLIVVSNLLSLGLFSLVSWQVLNLALALKNMGELSETTHLPYYPVVGMVAVGFAVLVLTLIVETLAVVLPARERRP
- a CDS encoding C4-dicarboxylate ABC transporter substrate-binding protein, which codes for MFRGVQMGQTDIGCVGLAYQPGVFPVSSAVELPLGFDSASVASMVLHDLVQETNPEEFSGVKVLTMFTSAPSNLMTREQITTLDQIKGVEYRASGIASKVLERLGAVPVSMPMPDVPEALQKGLVKGLLTSMEVLKDMNFAEFCPYQTIGNFQVYTFAVIMNLKAWNSLPQDIQKILDDLAPEQALWTGRYMDGHVQNSLAWVHEKYGTSPVTLSAEDMETARQKLSPLVDEWKTMAESKALPSEDILTRIQRLKAKYETELN